GATCGCCTGACTCATCCCGTCGGCAGCACGGTGTCGACGGCCCGCCAGCAGTACCACGCCGCCACGGTGCGGTACGGCCGGTAGGGGTCGCCGAGCGGCTCGAGCTCCTTGGCCGTCGGCGGCGGGTCGAGGGCGTGGATGCGCGCGTAGCCCTTCCGCACCCCGAAGTCCTGGACCGGCCACACGTCGAGGCGACCGAGCTGGAAGATCAGGAACATCTCGGCCGTCCAGGGCCCGATCCCCTGCACGAGGGTGAGCTCGCGCACGACCTCGGCGTCCGGGAGGCGGGCGACCCGATCCAGCTGCACCTCGCCGTCCACGACGCGCCGCGCCAGGTCTCGGATCGTGCGGGCCTTCGCCGCCGACAGCCCGACGGATCGGAGCCGCTGGGCGCGGAGGGCCAGGACCGCCTCGGGCGTCGGCCCGTCGGCGAAGAGGGCGACGAGCCGCCCGTGGATGGCCCTCGCCGCCGCTCCCGCCAGCTGCTGGTAGCACACGGCCCGCACCAGCTCCGCGAAGTGGGTGCCCGGCGGACGGCCCCGCCGGAGATCGGGCGGCCCGACCGCGGTGATGAAGCGGGCGAGCCGCGCGTCGCGGGCGGACAGCTCCGCGGCGGCGTCGAGCAGCTGGCGGCGGACTCGCGCCACTACGACCGCCGGAGCGCGAACAGGGGCACCGCCCGACCGAAGCCGCGAAGCACGTGGTCGCCGAGGGGGTCGAAGGCGAAGCGGTCGGCGTCGCTCCGGCGGCGCACCTCGTCGGTCGTCCAGATCGCGCCCGGATCGGCGAGCTTGACGGCTCGGGCCGCGGTGTTGACGACCGGGCCGTAGTAGTCGCCGTAGCCGCGCACCAGGCCCCCCGCCGCCAGCCCGCCGCGGAGGCGCGGGAGCAGGGCGTCGTCGTCGACGCGCCGGGCCAGCTCGAGCGCGACCTCGCACGCGCTGCCGGCGTCGGTGGCGACGAACATCACCTCGTCGCCGATCGTCTTCACCACGTGGCCGCCGGCGGCGACGACCCGCTCGGTGGCGTCGCGCTCGAACGCGCTGATCAGACCCCCGAACTCGGCCGGGGAGAGGCGCTCGGCGAGCGCGGTCGACCCGACCAGGTCCAAGAAGCCGACGGTCAGGTCCGACGTCGCGGACGCGCCCGACACCGCCGTGCGCCGCACCGCGTCCTCGCAGTAGTGGAAGAAGATGTCGGCGATCATCCCCGGGACCTCGTCGACGAGCAAGCGCGTCGCGAAGTCGATGGCCTGGGCCCGCTCGAGCTCGCCCGCGCCCTCGGCGTCCAGGACCGGCGCGACGTTCTGGCCGAAGTTCGTCATCGCGGCGTCGGCGACGCTTGTGAGCGCGGCGCCGAGCACGCGCGTGAACTGGAGCGTCGACTCCAGCCCGAAGAGCTCCGCCGCCGCCGCGGCCAGCCGAATGGTGTCGACGTCGCTGTCGAGGAGGCGCGGCTCGTCCACGCCCGGGTCGCCGAGGCCGGCGGCTCGCAGAATGAGCGTGGCCTCCTCGAGCGGCACGCCCGCGGCGGCGGCGACGTCGCGCGGCGTGCGACGGCGGCGCCGCATGCACAGCTCGCCGGCCAGCGCCGGCAGGCCGCCCTCCGCGGCGGCGCGCCGGAGCTCGTCGTCCGTCGCGCCGCGGGCGGCCAGGAACCGGAGGGCGGCGAGGCGGTCCTCGGCTTCGGGGGCTTCGTCGTCGTAGAGGTCGAGTGCCGCCCAGCGGCGCGCGTCGTCCTCCACTCGGCCACAGTAGAGGAGGCCGCCGGGTCCGGGGGGCGGCGTCGACGCCGCGCCGGCGCGTCCCCGCGACGACGCGGCGGCCGAGCAGCGCGGTTCGGCTCCCCTAGCATGCGCGCCGGTGGCCCACCGCCTGCTCGTGCTCATGAGCCTCGCGCTCGTGCTCGCCGCCTGCGGCGGCGGATCCAACGGCCGGCCGAGCCTGTCGCGCGTCGTCACGCCGCCTCCGTGCTCGACGCCGCTGTTCGCGACCCCGGTGAGCTGCGTGGCGAAGCCGACGGGCCCGACGCTGCCCGTGTACGCCTCCCCGGCGGCGGCCTCGCCGTCGTGGACGTTCCCGAGCCCGTGGCTGCTGAACGGCGACGCCAGCCTCCGGGTGCCGCAGGTGCTGCTGGTCGAGCGCCGCCTCGGGTCGTGGCTCCGTCTCGAGCTGCCGGTGCGACCGAACGGGACGACGGGCTGGGTGCGGAGCCGTGACGTGGTGCTGCAGGAGGACCCGTACCGGATCGTGGTCCAGCTGGGGGCCCGTCACCTGACCGTCTACAGCGGCACCGCCGTCGTCACCCAGGACACGGTCGCGGTCGGCGCCCCCGCGACGCCGACCCCGACCGGCACCTTCTACCTGCGGGTGCTGCTGAAGGCGCCCGATCCGACCACGGTGTACGGGCCGTACGCGTACGGGCTGTCGGGGCACTCGGACGCCCTGACGGCGTTCGACGGCGGGGACGCCGAGCTCGGGATCCACGGCAACAACGACGCCTCGGTGCTGGGGCAGGGCGTCAGCCACGGGTGCATCCGCATGAGCAACGACAAGATCACGGCCTTGGCGTCCCTCCTGCCGCTCGGGACCCCGGTGCAGATCGCGGCCTGAGCGTGACCGACCTCCTCGAGCTCGCCGACCGGCTCTGGCGGGGCGCGGTCGACACCACCCAGGTCCACCCGTTCTCGCACTTCAACGAGCTCGCCGAGCCCGCCGCCGGCACCGGGTTCGTCGCCTCCTTCGCCAACGTGAGCGCGCTGCGGACCGACGACGGGCTCGTGCTCGTCGACACCGGCAGCGCGCTCCTGTCCGGCTCCGCGCACGACACGATCCGCCGCTGGACGGGCGACCCCGTCCACACGGTGGTGTTCACGCACGGCCACATCGACCACTGCTTCGGCGTCGAGCGCTACGACGCCGACAACGCCGAGCGGGGGGCACCCCCGCCCGTCGTCGTCGCGCACGAGGCGGTGGCGGACCGCTTCGACCGCTACCGCGCCACCATCGGGTACAACACGGTGATCAACCGCCGCCAGTTCTCGCTGGCCGGCGGCCAGTTCGTCTGGCCGGAGGAGTACCGCTACCCGGACCGCACCTACCGCGACCGCCTCGACCTCGACGTCGGCGGCGAGCGGGTCGAGCTCCACCACGCCCGCGGCGAGACCGACGACCACACCTGGGCCTGGGTCCCGGCGCGCGGGGTCCTGTTCAGCGGCGACCTGTTCATCTGGGCGTCGCCGAACTGCGGCAACCCCCAGAAGGTGCAGCGCTACCCGGGCGACTGGGCGGCGGCGCTCCGCACGATGGCCGCGCTCGGCGCGACCACGCTGCTGCCCGGGCACGGCCTCCCGGTCGTCGGGTCGGATCGGGTCCGAC
The genomic region above belongs to Acidimicrobiia bacterium and contains:
- a CDS encoding DNA-3-methyladenine glycosylase 2 family protein, producing the protein MARVRRQLLDAAAELSARDARLARFITAVGPPDLRRGRPPGTHFAELVRAVCYQQLAGAAARAIHGRLVALFADGPTPEAVLALRAQRLRSVGLSAAKARTIRDLARRVVDGEVQLDRVARLPDAEVVRELTLVQGIGPWTAEMFLIFQLGRLDVWPVQDFGVRKGYARIHALDPPPTAKELEPLGDPYRPYRTVAAWYCWRAVDTVLPTG
- a CDS encoding adenylate/guanylate cyclase domain-containing protein; this encodes MEDDARRWAALDLYDDEAPEAEDRLAALRFLAARGATDDELRRAAAEGGLPALAGELCMRRRRRTPRDVAAAAGVPLEEATLILRAAGLGDPGVDEPRLLDSDVDTIRLAAAAAELFGLESTLQFTRVLGAALTSVADAAMTNFGQNVAPVLDAEGAGELERAQAIDFATRLLVDEVPGMIADIFFHYCEDAVRRTAVSGASATSDLTVGFLDLVGSTALAERLSPAEFGGLISAFERDATERVVAAGGHVVKTIGDEVMFVATDAGSACEVALELARRVDDDALLPRLRGGLAAGGLVRGYGDYYGPVVNTAARAVKLADPGAIWTTDEVRRRSDADRFAFDPLGDHVLRGFGRAVPLFALRRS
- a CDS encoding L,D-transpeptidase, producing the protein MAHRLLVLMSLALVLAACGGGSNGRPSLSRVVTPPPCSTPLFATPVSCVAKPTGPTLPVYASPAAASPSWTFPSPWLLNGDASLRVPQVLLVERRLGSWLRLELPVRPNGTTGWVRSRDVVLQEDPYRIVVQLGARHLTVYSGTAVVTQDTVAVGAPATPTPTGTFYLRVLLKAPDPTTVYGPYAYGLSGHSDALTAFDGGDAELGIHGNNDASVLGQGVSHGCIRMSNDKITALASLLPLGTPVQIAA
- a CDS encoding alkyl sulfatase dimerization domain-containing protein, producing the protein MTDLLELADRLWRGAVDTTQVHPFSHFNELAEPAAGTGFVASFANVSALRTDDGLVLVDTGSALLSGSAHDTIRRWTGDPVHTVVFTHGHIDHCFGVERYDADNAERGAPPPVVVAHEAVADRFDRYRATIGYNTVINRRQFSLAGGQFVWPEEYRYPDRTYRDRLDLDVGGERVELHHARGETDDHTWAWVPARGVLFSGDLFIWASPNCGNPQKVQRYPGDWAAALRTMAALGATTLLPGHGLPVVGSDRVRQALTDTAALLEHLLGATLELMNAGAPLDEIIHTVRAPADLLERPYLRPVYDEPEFVVRNVWRLYGGWYDGNPSRLKPAPDRDVAAEVAALAGGPGRLAERALELADAGDLRLAAQVVEWAALAAPADRVVQRARADVYERRVADATSTMAKGVFGWAARESRAASDD